GCCCGTCTAGTTGGCTATCGTCCTTGGTTATTGTCCGTATGGGGAAGTGACGTTTACGACTTTCCGGACAAAACCCCGTTGCATCGCTGGCTGGTTCGGCAAAATCTCCGCGCAGCGGATGCTGTTGCGTCTACTAGCCATTGCATGGCCGAGCGGACCCGTTTTCTGGCACGCGATCTTGGCGAGATCGCGATCACGCCGTTTGGTGTGGATAGGGAGGCGTTTCTGAGTGTTTCCCCGAGGAAAGGTGACGAAAGTGGGGAAGGCCAAGAGGTGATTGTGGGGACGGTCAAGTCCATGGCGCCGAAATACGGCATCGATACGTTGCTACGGGCCTTTGCAGCGGTGCGGGAACGGCTGCAGTCGGAAGGCAGCGCCCTGGCTGACCGTTTACGGCTTCGTCTTGTGGGTGACGGTCCTCAGGCCGAGGAACTTCAGGTCCTTGCAAAGGGCCTTGGGATCGCTGCGGCAACGACATTTGTGGGGCGGGTACCGCATGGGGAGGTACCACAAGAGCTGGAAAAATTGGATGTCTATGTGGCCCTAAGCCGGATGGAGAGCTTTGGCGTAGCGATCATTGAAGCAGGCGCTGCCGGCCTTCCCGTAGTGGTGTCTGATGCCGGAGGACTGCCCGAGGTGACGCTGGAAGGGAAAACAGGGTTCGTGGTCCCGCGAGAAGATCCTGGCGCCGCAGCAGAGGCAATTTTGCGGTTGGTGCAGTATCCGGAACTACGTACCCGTATGGGGGCCGCTGCCCAAACGCACGTTAATCAAAATTATAGCTGGCCCGCCTGCATTGAAACGATGCAAGGGGTCTACAAGGCCACCATTGAGGGGTACGAGAGGTAGGATGCAACGGATATTGACTGTTATAGGTGCCCGCCCGCAATTCATCAAGGCTGCCTCTGTCTCCCGCGCTATCCACGCAAAAGAGGGCCTTGCCGAAGTCCTGGTCCATACAGGTCAGCACTTCGACGCCAACATGTCGGATGTCTTCTTCGACGAGCTGGGCATTCCGGCCCCGGATTATCACCTGGGCGTGAGTGGTGGCGGTCACGGCGCCATGACCGGGCGCATGCTGGAGCGGCTGGAGGAACTCCTCGAGAAGGAAGCCCCGGACTGGGTGCTGGTCTACGGCGATACCAACTCCACCCTGGCTGGAGCCCTCGCTGCGGCCAAGCTGCATATCCCGGTGGCCCATGTCGAGGCCGGGCTGCGATCGTTCAACCGGCGCATGCCAGAGGAGCTGAACCGGATCCTCACGGATCAGCTCGCGGATATCCTGTTCACTCCCACGGACACCGCGAGCGATAACCTGCGCCGGGAGGGCGTGTCCGAAAGCCGCATCGCCCAAGTGGGGGACGTCATGTTCGATGCCGCGCTCTTCTACGCCGAGCGGGCGGCCGAGCGCAGCGCCATCCTGAACGAGCATGGCCTGAACAAAGGGGAATACGTCCTGGCCACTATTCATCGGGCTGAGAACACCGACGATCCGGAACGCCTGGGCGCTATCATGACGGGACTGGAAGCCGCCGCGCAGGAACGGCCGGTGGTTCTACCCCTGCATCCGCGGACCCGCGCTGCCATGGCTCGGGAAGGGTTCGAGCCCCAGCATATCCGACTCATCGAGCCGGTCGGCTATCTCGACATGGTGGCCTTGGAGAGCAATGCCGCGGTCATCGCCACTGACTCCGGCGGCGTACAGAAAGAGGCTTATTTCCATGGGGTGCCGTGCGTGACGTTGCGGGACGAGACGGAGTGGGTAGAGCTGGTCGAGATGGGCTGGAACGAGCTGGCGCCGCCGGGGAGTGCTGATATTGCCCTGCTCCTTCGGAATGTTGTGGAGCGTGACATAGGAAGAAAAGAGAATCGAGATAAGCGTAATATTTACGGTGAAGGGGAAACTTCTACCCACATAACTTCCACCCTGTCTGAGGAGTATTAGATGAGTAGGAGTATCAATTGGCCTGCGGGCGCCAAGTTTGCCTTTACGATTTTTGACGACACTGACAACTCTACTGTCACTAACACTAAGCCTGTATACGATTATTTATACGAAAAGAGTATATTTACTACAAAATCAGTTTGGTGTTTCCCTCCCAGAGGTGATTATGGAGGCCAGTCCCTGCAAGAAACTGATTACCTGAAATGGGTGAAGAACCTCCAAAGTCAAGGGTTTGAGATTGGGCTTCACAATGTGGGTGATGGAGCTTTCACGAGAGATGAGATTATTCGTGGCTTGAAGGAATTTGAGCAAAAAATCGGTACTGCTCCAAAAATCCATTGTAACCATGTTTCAAATCCTGACAACTTATATTGGTGGGATCGGCGTTTCGTCTGGCCTATTAGCGCGTTATATAGAGTTGCGTATTGGCTAAAGAAGAGATCTCCGGTTCCCGCAGGTGGAGATAATCCAACATCTAAACTTTTTTGGGGAGACGTTGCGAAAAAGAAGTTAAAATATGTACGCAATCTAACCTTTTGCCAAATAAACACGCTAGCCTGTGATCCCCGAATGCCTTGGGGCGACCCAAGCAAGCCTTATGTAAACTTCTGGTTTAGCTCATCGGATGGGCATAATGTTAATCTATTTAACGATCTTTTAGTTCCAGGTAACCTGGACAGGTTAGAAAACGAAGGCGGTGCATGCATCATTTACACGCACTTTGCAAGTGGGTTCGTCGACGATTGCGGCCGTTTAGATCCAGAGTTTAAACGCAGGATTGATGACTTGTCTTCGAGGGGAGGTTGGTTTGTTCCTTGTGGCGAGTTGTTGGATTACTTACAAGCGCAAGAAGGACGGGGAAAGGCAGGCTATTGGTATCGTTTATCAAGGAACTTGATGTGGGCTTTTGACAGAGTCCGTAAATATATTCGATATCGGATGTGAATATTATGACTGTAAAGCCCAATTTTGTCGGAATAGGCGGGCAAAAATGCGCGAGTACTTGGTTGTCAGAATGTCTACGTTCACATCCTAATGTCTTTATGAGCTCACCTAAGGAGCTGCGCTATTTTGTAGATCACGAGAAGAAAGGGATCGCTTGGTATTTGAGTTTTTTTGATAATGCCGGAGGTTACCAATGCCGCGGAGAGTTTGCATCAAACTACATTTACTTCCCAGAAAGTGCGGCCAAAATCAGGGAAGCTCTGGGTGAGGTCAAGATCATAGCGGTAGTCAGGGAGCCGGCGGGGAGGGTGCTTAGTCATATTAAGCACCTAATCAGGGATGGAGACTTACCACCTATGGAAGGGGTGATAGATGAAAGCAAACTCAAACAGATCGTAGATAAGCATCCAAAAGTTATTTCAAATTCTTTTTACTTCGAAGGGCTGGCTTCTTATCGTTCTGCATTCGGGGCAAGCTCGGTCTATGTGGTTTCTCAAGCTGCCTGCGAAAAAAAAACCTCTGAGGTTCTGTCGAAGTTATGGCGATTCTTAGGGGTTTCAAGTGATGTGATTGTTGGTGACGCCGAAAACGTTGTAAGCGCCGGTGTTAACCCTCGTTTCTATTGTCTAGAAAAATTACGTAGAAAAATTTTCTCGTCAGTGAAATATAGCGCGCCCTGGTTGATAAATGCATCCAAGAAGATCGGTGTTTCTTCTGCATATCGTAAAGTCAACCAGGGAAGATCAATCGATCTTGATCAAAGTTCGATTGATTTTGTATATGCTAAGTGCGGAAGAGATTGGGAAAAAACTCAATCTATTCTTGATGTGAACTAAAGAATAGCATGTCTGGAACGAAAACGTAAGACACGTATGCTTATTTTCTATATGTTGTGGTCTTCAATTTGGCTGTCTCTGCTTCCACTGCTATATGACTTACAGGTGGAAGGCTCCAATCTGAATGCGTTATGTAGTGGCAGCTAAGTTTCCCGATGTGCCTTCTAAACCGTAGAAGGAAACCAAAAACGTTGCGATCAAGATGGGAGCGGCAGCTTTCAGTGTCGGTCCGGTATCATCGGAGGACTGACGCTGTCTTTCAAGGTAGATGTCGCTAAAAAAGATCACGAGTTCTTTAACAGTGAGACGCTTTCTCCGGGTTTAGATCCACGGCGTCGGGTAGCCCGAAGTTGCGGATGGCACCGGGCCAGCGTTCAGGGTGAGCGTTACGCGCCTGCTCGTACGTTGCCCGGCGATTGGCCAGGATCGACGTTGCCTCGCCGCTGTGGCGCTGGTCGGGTGTGACGTAGTTGAGCGCGCTGTGGCGATGCTCGGTGTTGTACCAGTGGACAAAGCCGAGCACCCATTCGCGCGCCTGCTCGAGGTTCGCGAAGCCCTTGGCCGGGAACCCGGGGCGGTACTTCAGCGTTCGGAACAGCGCCTCGGAGTAGGCGTTGTCGTTGCTCACGCGAGGCCGGCTGCGCGACGGCGTGATCCCGAGGTCATAGAGCTTTTGCAGGAAGGTCGCCGCCTTCATGGGACTGCCGTTATCGGAGTGCAGGATCAGCGGCTTGTCTCTCAAAGCCAGATGCTCACGCCAGTGGGCTTTTTCGACGAGTTCGCTGGCAAGCTCCCCAGTCTCGGCCGCATAGACCTCATGGCCGACGATCTTGCGGCTGAACACATCGACGATCAGGTACAGGTACCACCAGGCACCGCAGATCGGCCCGGGGAGCCATGACACGTCCCAGGACCAAAGCTGGTTGGGTGCATCCGCCCGGTGGGTTGTGGGCGCCCGTCGGCCTTCAGGCGCCTTGTCGCGGCCACGGTGATGGTTCTGGTCGTGGTCGCGCAGCACGCGGTAGAACGTCGATTCCGAGGCGATATAGCAGCCCTCGTCGGCCTGATCGGCAACGATGTACGCCGGTGGTCGGCTGCGGTAATGGGGCTGGTTGCACAGAGTGATGATCACAGCACGCTCTACTTCAGAGAGTTTATTATGCGGCACTGGGCGCCTGGCATCGGGACGGGCATCGGCGCACGTCCCCTGCGGCGTGCTCCAACGCTGATAGGTCCTTACGCTCACGCCCACGATGTCGCAGGCCCTGGCCAGCCGAGCACCGTCACGCTGGGCCTGTTCGACCAGGGCGACGGTGTTTTGGCGATCTGGGAGGCTGGTCATTCGTCCTCGTCGTTGCGGCCCCAGATCGCCCCGGCTTTTTTTGATAACGTCAGCAACGCTGCCGTTTCTGCCAGGGCCCTGTCCTTACGCCTGAGCTCGCGCTGGAGCTGCTTCATGCGCTTTTGCTCGGCCTTGTGTTCCTGGCGTGAGCGCTTGTACTGTTCGGCGGCATTGGCGTTGGCGTGCATGCAGCTCTCCCGCCAGGCCTCGACCTGCTCGGGATAGAGCCCCTATTCACGGCAGTAGGCGCTGAACTCCGCCTCGCTCATCGGCGCGGTCTCGAGCACGACGCGGAATTTCTCCTCGCTGCTCCAGCCCTCCGGAGTCGATCCTCGTGATGGCAAAACCTGTCCTCCCTCGCGGGCCTGTTTGCGCCAATTGTACAAGGTCGCCATGGAGATCCCTTCTACCTGTGCGACTTCGGGGACTGTTCGATTCATCGGGGGTGCGAGCTTGCGCAGGACCGATTCCTTACGCTCTGTCGAGTAGTGCTTCATGGTTGTCACCTGCTAGTTGCGTTGAGGCGACAACTACGTTGACTCATAGGGCTGATGGCCGTTGCGCAGGGGAAGCTGATGATTCTGTTTCGGTAGGTGCTAATTAGTGTTGCACTTTTTTGGGAAGGCTTGAATTCCAGTATATTCAACTCTTCGGTTCAATCGGCTATCTTTATATGGTTGTGCTAAACCTCGGCGACGCAGTTTGGAGCTGGCCGTGTCCCGGTGCAATACGGAGTGCATGTTCACTGAGTCCCCCGCGTAACCGGGCGGTACGAGATAAGATGAGTAGAGCTGGTAGAGATCGGATTGAACGAGCGAGGACCGACGGGAAATGCTGATGTTGCTGAGTCTGTACGTTGTACGGTTGGACAGGTGCAGAGGGATAGGGAGTGCCATGGGTAGGTTGGACGGCACAGGTGTACTCTAGATAATTAATTAGAATTTTATCGCTATACGATTTTTAATTTTTCGATCGGATTTAGGGTGGTCCTTTCTGGCTTCTCTTCGAGCCACCAGAGCGATAACCAAACTCCGAAAGGGTATCGTTAATGAGCGCTAGACGGAAAGTGATTTGGTATATCCAGCATTACGCTGGTGGGCCCGGGGTTGGTCGATACCATCGTGGATATCACCTCGGAAAGAAATGGCTGGATTACGGGTGGGATGTCCACGTTATTGCCGCTGAGAACCATCATCTGATGGATTCAAGTGAATCCGTGAGAACCGACATGACAGTTGATGGCGTGAGTTACCACTTTATGCAGGTTCCTCCTTACACAGGCAACGGCTTGTCTCGATTGCGTAACATGCTTCAGTTTGGACGGTCCTTGCTGGATTTGCGATGCAATGAAATGATTCCGCATCCATCGGTCATAATATACTCGTCGCCTCATTTGTTTGCGGTTCCGGCTGTGAATCGGCTGTGTAAAGACCTGGCGGTTCCGCAAATTGCTGAAGTACGGGATTTATGGCCGTTATCGCTACACCAGTTGGTCGGAATGAAACGAGTCAATCCCATGGCGGTTTATTTGGGATGGCTCGAACGGCGATGGTATAAGCGAGCTGATGCGATTGTCTCCCTTTTACCGAATACGCGGGCTCATTGTGAAGAGAGAGGCGGAGATGCGGCACGATGGTACTATATTCCCAACGGAGTTTCGTTAGAGGAAATAGAAGAGCCTGCAGAAATCGATGAAAAGTTTTTAGCCAGTTTGCATGAGGCAAAAGCCAGTGGTAAGCGAATGCTCGCTTACGCTGGAGGAATCGGCAAACCAAATGCGTGCGAGTATATCTTTGCTGCTTTGGAAAAATTGGATGATGAGACGAAAGAAAGCTTAGTATTAGTCATGGTTGGGGACGGTACTGAGAAAGAACGCTTGAAGGAGCTGGGGGAGAATATCGGCGTGCAGGTGTTGTGGTCCCCCCAGGTTCCGAAGGCTCAAATCTGGACGATATTCTCCCTAGTAGATGCAGGCGTGATCGTATGGCATCGGAAGAAGCTCTACGAGTACGGGATAAGCGCAAACAAGATCTATGACTACATGCTTGCTAAGCTTCCGATTATTCATGCTGTAACGGCGAGTAATGATCCGGTAGCTGAGTCACAGTGCGGCTGGAGTGTGGAAGCTGAAGATCCTTCAAGACTCGAAGAATCTATTCGAGATTTTATTTTTGCATCATCCGAACTATTAAAGGAAAAAGGCGAGCGTGGTTACGATTGGGTGTTAGAGAATCATGAATACGGCAAGTTAGCTGCAAAATACCTGGATGTTGTTGAAGAGGTAACGAACCCTTGAGTTGTGCGTGGGGCCTGACGAGACAGGTTGATTGCGCCGGGCAGAGGACGGGTGTGTGCACTTCTGCGTGACTGGCGCCAGTGGCTTCGTGGGCAAGGCCGTGGTTCAGAAGCTGGTGTCACGGGGTGATTATGTGACGGCTATTGCCCGGACCCGTCAGCACAGAGCAAGTCATGGCGATCGTGTTGAGTGGGTTCAGTGTGACCTTTGCGAATCCACACCGCCACGTGAGTCGCTAGGTACAGTGGATGCAATTATTCATCTTGCTGGTCGGGCGCATGTGCTGAATGAGCGGGGTAGTGACACGGTGCCTGTGTTTCAGCGGGCGAATGCCGAGGCGACCGAACGCCTCGCTGCGCTTGCCGCACGGGTTGGTATCCAGAGGTTCGTGTTTGCCAGTTCCATTGGTGTCCACGGCAGCTCGCTGGCCGATGGGGCGCCTGTTTCCGAATCGTCGGTGATTGATCCGCTTGAACCCTATGCGGTTTCAAAGTGGGAGGCGGAGCAAAGACTCCGACGGGTTGAAGATGATACCAACCTGGAAGTGGCGGTCGTCAGACCTGCCCTTGTTGTCGGCCCAGCTGCCCCTGGCAACCTCAACCGACTTGCGAGACTCGTCCGGCGTGGTCTGCCGGTACCGGTGCCGCGTGTGGACAATGCCCGGTCATTCGTCGAGCTTGATCATCTTGTCGATCTGCTGATCCGCTGTGCGGAGCGACCGGAAGCCGCCGGTGAAACGTTTGCGGCTGCGGAGTGTGATTGGCCGTCTACACGGGAAGTTATTGAGTGGATTGGGGAGGGAGCTGGTCGCCATATGCGTTGCATTAGGCTCCCGAACTCATTTCTTCGTGGTGCCGCCCGGTTGGTGGGGCAGGGCCGACTGTACGATAAGCTATACGGCGATTTGCGTGTTGACGCGGCCCACGCTCGCCAGCGTCTTGGTTGGCAAACTCCGCGTCCATTGGCCGACGCTTTTCGAGACGTAGGCTGGGCTTTCCGCAACTCGACAGGGTGAGTGCATAGATTCAGGCTCTCATGACAGTAATGTTTTCGCTTTCAGCGGCTCTGATGGTCGCGTTTTTGTTGACGGGTATATTGCGCCGCTACGCCCTACGCACAGACCTGATGGACATCCCCAACGACCGCAGCTCCCACGAGGTACCGACGCCCCGAGGTGGTGGCGTGGCCATCGTGGTCGTATCTCTGGTCGGCCTGGTTGGGTTGGGTTTGTCGGCCGCGATGCCGATAACAGCATTGCTCGCTTTGGGCCTTGGAGGAGCGGTGGTTGCAGGGATTGGCTGGCTCGATGATCACAGGGATGTCCCGGCCCGTTGGCGCCTGCTGGTGCACCTGGTAGCCGCCGCCTGGGTTGTCGTATTGGCCAGAGGCGCGCCGCCGCTGGCGCTGCCCGGAGTGAGTTGGGAGTGGGGTTGGTTCGGTGCGGTTGTTCTGGTTTTATTCATCGGCTGGATGCTGAACCTCTACAACTTCATGGACGGCATCGACGGGATTGCTGGAGTCGAGGCAATCACCGTGGCGGGTCCCGCCGCCGCGATGCTGTGGTGGTTGGGTGCATTGGAGTGGGCCTCAGTAGCGGCGTTGATGGCTTCGGCGACGCTCGGTTTTCTGGCCTGGAACTGGCCGCCGGCGAAAATCTTCATGGGCGATGCCGGGAGCGGATTCATTGGTTTCATGCTTGCCGCGCTGGCCGTACTGACCTGGGCGGATGCGGGGCTCTCGATCTGGGCGTGGCTGATTCTGCTGGGCGTGTTCATCGTCGATGCGACCATCACGCTGGTTCGGCGGGCGGTGCGGGGTGAGAAATTCTACGAAGCGCACCGCAGCCATGCGTACCAGCATGCATCGCGATATTACAATCGCCACCTCCCGGTGACGATTGCCATTGGTGTGATTAATCTCCTCTGGCTGACACCGCTGGCGTTCACTGCTGCTTATCTGCCGGAGTGGGGGATCGTGCTGCTGCTGCTGGCATGGACGCCACTTTTGCTGGGCTGTCTTCGCTACCGTGCCGGGCTACCAGATTAAAAGCCTGCTGGCTAAGACATGAACCGCATCGCCAAAGTGGTAACCTCCGTCATGCAGCAGGCAACGACCTCTTAGTTCCTAACCCGGTCATTGCCAGGAGGGCTTAATGGCTTCTTACAGGATGTTCTCAAAGCTTGTAGGCCTGAAACGCCCGTACAAGCAGGCCATCATGCTGGTGGCGGACTTCCTGCTGATGGCCATTGTGGTTTGGGCGGCGTTCGCTTTGCGGTTAGGGGACGGGCTCTCCAGTCAGTTTACGGGGCACTGGTATTTGGCCCTGCTACTGCCCGCCGTTAGTCTACCGATCTTCTATCTGGTCGGGCTCTATAACGCCATGGTTCGATTCATGGGACCGGTGGAGGTGTGGGCCGTCATCCGCGGAGTGACCGCCTCGACGCTGGTGTTTGTCGGCATGTACCTGGCGCTGGGCCCCCAGGCGATACCGCGCACCACCATCACCATCTATTGGCTGATAGGCCTGCTGCTTATCGGCGGATCGCGGTTCCTGGTGCGCGCCCGCTACCAGGCCTATATCAAGCAATATTCCCCGCGTGAGCCGGTGGCGATATACGGCGCCGGCGCCGCCGGCCGGCAACTGGCCCTGTCCCTGCTCTCCACCCGCGAGTACGAGCCGGTCGCCTTTCTTGATGACAATCACGGCCTGATTGGCACCGTCATCCAGGGGGTCGAGGTCTGCTCGCCCGAAACACTCCCCGAACTGATCCGCGACGAGCACCTCAAGCACGTCCTGCTGGCCATGCCCTCGGCCACCCGCGCCCGGCGCCGGGCCATCGTCGAGTCCCTCGAAAACCAACCCGTGCATGTGCGCTCCATCCCCGCCATGGGGGCACTGGTGGGCGGCACCGCCCGCATCGAGGACATCCGCGAGGTGGATATCGAGGACATCCTCGGCCGAGACCCCGTCACACCGGATGACCGCCTGTTGCGCCGCTGCATCACCGATCGATCCGTGATGGTGACGGGCGCTGGCGGCTCCATCGGCGCCGAACTCTGCCGCCAGATCATCGCCCTCCAGCCCCGCCGACTCATCCTCTTCGAGCGCTCGGAACCCGCGCTCTATCACATCGAACGCGAACTCCGGGGCCTGCTGGCGGCGAACGAGAACGCAGACGTAGAGCTCATCGCCTGCATGGGGTCGGTGAGTCATCAGAGTCGCCTCGAAGCCGTGATGCGGGACTACGCGGTGCACACCGTCTACCACGCCGCCGCTTACAAGCATGTCCCGCTCGTCGAAGCCAATCCCCTCGAAGGCCTGCGCAACAACAGCTTCGGCACCTGGCGGGCCGCGCTGGCCGCCCGTGCCACCGGCGTCGAGCACTTCGTGCTGGTCTCCACCGACAAGGCCGTTCGCCCTACCAACGTCATGGGCGCGACCAAGCGCCTCGCCGAACTCCTGCTCCAGGCCCTCGCCGCGGCGGATGCGCAGGCGCTGGCCAACCGGCTGCCGCCCGCCAACGGCCAGACGACGTTTTCGATGGTGCGCTTTGGCAATGTGCTTAATTCCTCGGGGTCGGTGGTGCCGCTGTTCCGCCAGCAGATCCGCGCCGGCGGGCCGGTGACGGTGACCCATTCGGAGGTGACGCGGTATTTCATGACGATCCCCGAGGCGGCGAGCCTCGTCATTCAGGCCGGTTCCATGGCCGAGGGCGGCGAGGTGTTCGTGCTGGATATGGGCGAGCCGGTGCGGATTACGGACCTGGCCCGCCGCCTGATCCAGCTGAGCGGCTACAGCGTGCGCGATCACCGCAACCCCGACGGCGATATCGCCATCGAGTACATCGGCCTGCGCCCCGGCGAGAAGCTCTACGAGGAACTGCTGCTCGGCGAGAACTGCGCGGGCACCCATCACCCGATGATCCAGCAGGCCCGCGAAGAGTTTCTGGCGTTCCCGGCGATGATGGCGCGCCTCGACGAGCTGGATGACGCCAGTCGCGCGCAGGATGCCCCGCGGGCGGAACAGATCCTGACGCAGTGCGTGGCGGGGTTCGAGCGGCCGGGGGGCGAGGCGAGCACTGCGCTTGTCGAGACTGACGATGGCCCGGCGGCGGTGCCGGAACTGCGCGTCGTCCCCGATCCGCCACGATCCACCCACTGAATCCATTCAACGGAATCCACTACTGATATGAACTTGCCCACCGACCCTCGCATCGCCGTCATCGGCCTTGGCTACGTCGGCCTGCCCCTGGCGGCGGCCTTCGCCGAGGCCTACGCCGTCACCGGCTTCGATATCGACACCCGCCGCATCGCCGAGCTCGAGGCCGGGCACGATCGCACCGATGAGCTGAGCGCGGCCGAGCTGGCGACGGCCGCCACCCACGGCATCCGCTATGCCAGTGACCCATCGGCCCTCGCCGACTGCGATGTCCTGATCGTCACCGTGCCCACGCCCATCGACGCCTACCGCCGGCCCGACCTGGGGCCCCTGCTCAAGGCGAGCGAGACCGTCGGCCAGGCGATTAAGCCCGGTGCCGTGGTGATCTTCGAGTCCACGGTCTACCCCGGCGCCACGGAGGAAGACTGCATTCCGGTGATCGAGCGGGCCTCGGGCCTGACCTATGGCGAGGGCTTTTTCGCCGGCTACAGCCCCGAGCGCATCAACCCCGGGGACAAAGCCCATCGCGTCACCGATATCGTCAAGGTCACCAGCGGCTCGACCGCCGAGGTGGCGGAGTTCGTGGACGGGCTCTACGCCCGGGTCATCACCGCCGGCACCCACAAGGCGCCAAGCATCGCCGTCGCCGAGGCGGCGAAGGTCATCGAGAACACCCAGCGCGACGTCAATATCGCGCTGGTCAACGAGCTGGCGCTGCTGTTCAACCGGCTCGAGCTCGATACCCAGGCCGTTCTGGAAGCGGCCGGGACCAAGTGGAATTTCCTGCCGTTCCGCCCCGGCCTGGTCGGCGGGCACTGTATTGGCGTCGATCCCTACTACCTCACCCACAAGGCTCAGGCGGTGGGGCACCACCCCGAGATGATCCTCGCTGGCCGGCGGCTCAACGACGGCATGGGCGCGCATGTCGCCCACGAGGTGGTGAAGGGCCTGATCAAGCGCGGTACCTGCATCCCCCAGGCCCGCGTGCTGGTGCTGGGCCTG
The Spiribacter vilamensis DNA segment above includes these coding regions:
- a CDS encoding glycosyltransferase, coding for MKVALLAGGSSIHTIRWANGLDEAGVEVHLITQHPLLEPVGASVHVHEFPARGVPGYCTMVPGVRRLLREIQPDLVNAHYASGYGTTARLVGYRPWLLSVWGSDVYDFPDKTPLHRWLVRQNLRAADAVASTSHCMAERTRFLARDLGEIAITPFGVDREAFLSVSPRKGDESGEGQEVIVGTVKSMAPKYGIDTLLRAFAAVRERLQSEGSALADRLRLRLVGDGPQAEELQVLAKGLGIAAATTFVGRVPHGEVPQELEKLDVYVALSRMESFGVAIIEAGAAGLPVVVSDAGGLPEVTLEGKTGFVVPREDPGAAAEAILRLVQYPELRTRMGAAAQTHVNQNYSWPACIETMQGVYKATIEGYER
- a CDS encoding MraY family glycosyltransferase, with the translated sequence MTVMFSLSAALMVAFLLTGILRRYALRTDLMDIPNDRSSHEVPTPRGGGVAIVVVSLVGLVGLGLSAAMPITALLALGLGGAVVAGIGWLDDHRDVPARWRLLVHLVAAAWVVVLARGAPPLALPGVSWEWGWFGAVVLVLFIGWMLNLYNFMDGIDGIAGVEAITVAGPAAAMLWWLGALEWASVAALMASATLGFLAWNWPPAKIFMGDAGSGFIGFMLAALAVLTWADAGLSIWAWLILLGVFIVDATITLVRRAVRGEKFYEAHRSHAYQHASRYYNRHLPVTIAIGVINLLWLTPLAFTAAYLPEWGIVLLLLAWTPLLLGCLRYRAGLPD
- a CDS encoding polysaccharide biosynthesis protein gives rise to the protein MASYRMFSKLVGLKRPYKQAIMLVADFLLMAIVVWAAFALRLGDGLSSQFTGHWYLALLLPAVSLPIFYLVGLYNAMVRFMGPVEVWAVIRGVTASTLVFVGMYLALGPQAIPRTTITIYWLIGLLLIGGSRFLVRARYQAYIKQYSPREPVAIYGAGAAGRQLALSLLSTREYEPVAFLDDNHGLIGTVIQGVEVCSPETLPELIRDEHLKHVLLAMPSATRARRRAIVESLENQPVHVRSIPAMGALVGGTARIEDIREVDIEDILGRDPVTPDDRLLRRCITDRSVMVTGAGGSIGAELCRQIIALQPRRLILFERSEPALYHIERELRGLLAANENADVELIACMGSVSHQSRLEAVMRDYAVHTVYHAAAYKHVPLVEANPLEGLRNNSFGTWRAALAARATGVEHFVLVSTDKAVRPTNVMGATKRLAELLLQALAAADAQALANRLPPANGQTTFSMVRFGNVLNSSGSVVPLFRQQIRAGGPVTVTHSEVTRYFMTIPEAASLVIQAGSMAEGGEVFVLDMGEPVRITDLARRLIQLSGYSVRDHRNPDGDIAIEYIGLRPGEKLYEELLLGENCAGTHHPMIQQAREEFLAFPAMMARLDELDDASRAQDAPRAEQILTQCVAGFERPGGEASTALVETDDGPAAVPELRVVPDPPRSTH
- a CDS encoding nucleotide sugar dehydrogenase; the protein is MNLPTDPRIAVIGLGYVGLPLAAAFAEAYAVTGFDIDTRRIAELEAGHDRTDELSAAELATAATHGIRYASDPSALADCDVLIVTVPTPIDAYRRPDLGPLLKASETVGQAIKPGAVVIFESTVYPGATEEDCIPVIERASGLTYGEGFFAGYSPERINPGDKAHRVTDIVKVTSGSTAEVAEFVDGLYARVITAGTHKAPSIAVAEAAKVIENTQRDVNIALVNELALLFNRLELDTQAVLEAAGTKWNFLPFRPGLVGGHCIGVDPYYLTHKAQAVGHHPEMILAGRRLNDGMGAHVAHEVVKGLIKRGTCIPQARVLVLGLAFKENTPDLRNTRVIDIVHELQDYGATVEVHDPVVDAEEARDEFGVALLGAEALEGEGGQAFDAAILAVAHRPFLEAGPAGIRGWLKPDGYLYDVKYAFGADEVDGRL
- a CDS encoding glycosyltransferase family 4 protein, whose amino-acid sequence is MSARRKVIWYIQHYAGGPGVGRYHRGYHLGKKWLDYGWDVHVIAAENHHLMDSSESVRTDMTVDGVSYHFMQVPPYTGNGLSRLRNMLQFGRSLLDLRCNEMIPHPSVIIYSSPHLFAVPAVNRLCKDLAVPQIAEVRDLWPLSLHQLVGMKRVNPMAVYLGWLERRWYKRADAIVSLLPNTRAHCEERGGDAARWYYIPNGVSLEEIEEPAEIDEKFLASLHEAKASGKRMLAYAGGIGKPNACEYIFAALEKLDDETKESLVLVMVGDGTEKERLKELGENIGVQVLWSPQVPKAQIWTIFSLVDAGVIVWHRKKLYEYGISANKIYDYMLAKLPIIHAVTASNDPVAESQCGWSVEAEDPSRLEESIRDFIFASSELLKEKGERGYDWVLENHEYGKLAAKYLDVVEEVTNP
- the wecB gene encoding non-hydrolyzing UDP-N-acetylglucosamine 2-epimerase, which encodes MTVIGARPQFIKAASVSRAIHAKEGLAEVLVHTGQHFDANMSDVFFDELGIPAPDYHLGVSGGGHGAMTGRMLERLEELLEKEAPDWVLVYGDTNSTLAGALAAAKLHIPVAHVEAGLRSFNRRMPEELNRILTDQLADILFTPTDTASDNLRREGVSESRIAQVGDVMFDAALFYAERAAERSAILNEHGLNKGEYVLATIHRAENTDDPERLGAIMTGLEAAAQERPVVLPLHPRTRAAMAREGFEPQHIRLIEPVGYLDMVALESNAAVIATDSGGVQKEAYFHGVPCVTLRDETEWVELVEMGWNELAPPGSADIALLLRNVVERDIGRKENRDKRNIYGEGETSTHITSTLSEEY
- a CDS encoding NAD-dependent epimerase/dehydratase family protein; this translates as MTGASGFVGKAVVQKLVSRGDYVTAIARTRQHRASHGDRVEWVQCDLCESTPPRESLGTVDAIIHLAGRAHVLNERGSDTVPVFQRANAEATERLAALAARVGIQRFVFASSIGVHGSSLADGAPVSESSVIDPLEPYAVSKWEAEQRLRRVEDDTNLEVAVVRPALVVGPAAPGNLNRLARLVRRGLPVPVPRVDNARSFVELDHLVDLLIRCAERPEAAGETFAAAECDWPSTREVIEWIGEGAGRHMRCIRLPNSFLRGAARLVGQGRLYDKLYGDLRVDAAHARQRLGWQTPRPLADAFRDVGWAFRNSTG